DNA sequence from the Chloroflexota bacterium genome:
CTAATGGGGTTTCGCGAAGGATTGATTGAAAGGGGAATTCACCTGGATCCAACCATGGTTATTGCCGGTGATCTGACCCAACGTGATGGGTTTAGGCAAGCCAGCCAATTATTAGAGCGCACAAATCCACCGACGGCGATTGCGGCATGTAACGATCTAATGGCGCTTGGAGCAGTGAGCGCCGCCCAGAAAAAAGGGCTGATTGTTGGTAAAGATATTGCGATTACCGGTTTCGATAATATTCCGCTCGCCGAGCACAGTCATCCTCCGCTGACCACCATTCACCAGCCCATTTATCAAATTGGTGATATGGTCAGCGAAATGCTCATTAAATGTGTTAAGGGGGAAGATTTGGAATCCAAATCCGTAATCCTGGAACCTACGTTGGTTATTCGCGAAACTTGCGGTGGAAAATAATGAGAAAGCATTATGGTAAAAGGAGGTGATGCGAAGAGAAAATAATTTTCGAGAACGTCTTGAAGTTGTACGAGTGACCCTTTTAAACTATTTTGGAGGATTAGACACTATGAAGAAGTTTTCTATTTTAATGATGGTTGTGCTGATTAGCTCGCTTTTCTTGATGGCTTTTGCGCCTCGACAAGAACAAACTGTGATCGAATTCTGGACAACTGACAACGAAGAAGCCCGTATTGACGTATACGAAGCCATCGCAGACGCGTTTATGGCCGAACATCCAGAAGTTGATCTGCGCATTGTACCCATTGAAGAAGCGGGCATTGCCCAACGCATTGCTACAGCTCAAGCTGCGAATCGCTTGCCCGATATTGTTCGTATGGGCATTGAGCGTGTGTCTTCTTTCGCTGCCGATGGCATTCTGGATGAAGATGCCGCTGTTGCTACTATTCAGAGCATTGGTGAAGATGATTTCCGCGCTGGCCCGTTGGCAATGGTCACCGACCCTACCACCGGCAAATACGCGGCTGTTCCCTTTGACGGCTGGATTCAGGCCATTTGGTACCGTGGCGATATTTTCGGCGAAGCTGGCTTGAATGCTCCTGTTACTTGGGACGACATTAATGCCGCTTGCGACGCCCTGCCCGGCACCGGCAATTTGCTTTACGGTCTCACATTGGCAACCGATCCTGGACAAAATTATCCCCATCAGGTTTTCGAGCAGGTTGCCATGTCGAATAATGCTTGGCCTTTCGATGCCGATGGCAATGTTAGCATGAATACACCCGAAATGGTTGAGGCCCTGGCTTTCTACAGTGAACTGCAGCGTTGTGCGCTGCCTGGCCCGCAATACTGGCGCGGTGCGCGTGAAGCCTACGAACTGGATCAATCTGGTATGCTATTCTACAGCACCTACATCATGGACGACCTGGTTGATGGCTCCGGCCTTGAAGCAGGTGGCGCTGTTGAAATCCCCGTTGAAGATTTGGCCGGCAAAACAGGCTTTGCAGCCTCGATGGAAGGCCCCAACGGAGCGGCATCTTACGGCCAACTGGTAACCTTGGGCATTCTGCAAGGCGCAGACCCCATGTCCCAGGAAGTTGTTAAGTTCTTCATGGATGGACAGAACTACCAAGATATTTTGGCTCTGGCCCCCTTTGGAAAAGTCCCCGTGTTGGAAAGCGCGGTTGAAGGTTGGGCTGGACTCAGTGATTACTTCGCCAACTATTCCGAAGATACCCTGGCGCAAATTGCCAATGGTTTCGAATCCATGCAACGCTGGCTCTTCCGTCCCGATTACGACGCTACCCAGCGTGCCGTAGTTGGTGATATCGAGGGCCGCTTACTGATTTCACAGGCCATTAGCAATATTGCCCTTGAGGGTAGCATGACCCCTGAAACTGCGGCAGAATGGCTGCAAGAGCAGGTAGAACTGCTGTACACTGAACGCCAGAGCGAGTAAGATCGCCTGATGTTTGTGGGGACGCAGTTTCGGCTGCGTCCCCAACTATTCTTCAAACTACTCCCGGTTTGGAAAGGAAATACCATGTCCATTGCAAGCAAGCCAAGCCACTGGAAATCCCTTCGAGCGCGTGAAACGCGTTTGGCCTGGACGCTGATTTCGCCAACTGCTCTGATCGTTTTTGGCCTGGTTATCTTTCCGGCAATTTTTAGCGTGTGGGTGAGCTTTCACGATGTAGGCCTGCATAACCTGAATGATGTTTTCCATGCTCCCTTTGTTGGATTTGAAAACTACCGCAAAGTATTTGAAGATTTTGCTTTCAAATTTCAACCGGGACAAAGCTGGGGAGCGGCCGTTACCAGTGTGGTATATTCATTTGCCGCTACCTTCCTCACAATTATCGTTGGACTTATTGCTGCGTTATTGCTGAACCGCCCATTCCGCGGCCGCGGTATTACCCGGGCGATTTTTCTCTTCCCATACGTGGCGCCGATTGTGAGTGTTGCCTTTGTCTGGCGTTGGATTTTAGACCCGCGCCCATCGGGGGTTGTGAATGATATCTTGATGAAGTTAGGGGTGATTGATCTGCCCATGGCCTATCTCTCGTCACGCGGCCTGGCTCTGCTCCTGGTGATTATCTTTGAAGCCTGGCGATATTTCCCCTTTGCAATGTTGATGATTTTAGCCCGCCTACAGGCCGTGGATAGCACTATGTACGAAGCCGCCGAAGTAGATGGTGCCAATACCCTGCAAAAATTCTGGAATATCACCATCCCTGAGTTGCGCTATGTGTTAGGAGCTATCTTCCTGTTGCGCCTGATGTGGACTTTCAATAAATTTGATGATATTTTCCTGCTAACCGGCGGTGGTTTTGGTACCCGGGTTTTGCCCGTACTCACCTACGAATTTAGTTTTCGCTTATTTGATTTTGGTCGCGGGGCAGCTACCGCAATGATCTTGCTGACGATTTTAGCAATTTTTATGGCATTTTATATTGGCATTGTGATGCGGAATAGCGAGGAAGATTAACCATGGATACTGAACGTAAGAGTTTTATTGCCCACTTGGCCGCATGGATCACCTGGCCGCGCTTGATTTTCTCACTGACTTTATTCTTTTTCCTCACTAGCATCTTGTTTCCCTTCTACTGGATGGTTAGCTCATCTTTCAAGACACGTGCCGAAATTGGGGGCCGCGAGGCGGTATATATCCCTGAAGCATTGCGTCTGGATGCCTACAAAGAGCTTTTTGATCCA
Encoded proteins:
- a CDS encoding carbohydrate ABC transporter substrate-binding protein; the encoded protein is MKKFSILMMVVLISSLFLMAFAPRQEQTVIEFWTTDNEEARIDVYEAIADAFMAEHPEVDLRIVPIEEAGIAQRIATAQAANRLPDIVRMGIERVSSFAADGILDEDAAVATIQSIGEDDFRAGPLAMVTDPTTGKYAAVPFDGWIQAIWYRGDIFGEAGLNAPVTWDDINAACDALPGTGNLLYGLTLATDPGQNYPHQVFEQVAMSNNAWPFDADGNVSMNTPEMVEALAFYSELQRCALPGPQYWRGAREAYELDQSGMLFYSTYIMDDLVDGSGLEAGGAVEIPVEDLAGKTGFAASMEGPNGAASYGQLVTLGILQGADPMSQEVVKFFMDGQNYQDILALAPFGKVPVLESAVEGWAGLSDYFANYSEDTLAQIANGFESMQRWLFRPDYDATQRAVVGDIEGRLLISQAISNIALEGSMTPETAAEWLQEQVELLYTERQSE
- a CDS encoding sugar ABC transporter permease, with protein sequence MSIASKPSHWKSLRARETRLAWTLISPTALIVFGLVIFPAIFSVWVSFHDVGLHNLNDVFHAPFVGFENYRKVFEDFAFKFQPGQSWGAAVTSVVYSFAATFLTIIVGLIAALLLNRPFRGRGITRAIFLFPYVAPIVSVAFVWRWILDPRPSGVVNDILMKLGVIDLPMAYLSSRGLALLLVIIFEAWRYFPFAMLMILARLQAVDSTMYEAAEVDGANTLQKFWNITIPELRYVLGAIFLLRLMWTFNKFDDIFLLTGGGFGTRVLPVLTYEFSFRLFDFGRGAATAMILLTILAIFMAFYIGIVMRNSEED